The following are encoded in a window of Castanea sativa cultivar Marrone di Chiusa Pesio chromosome 5, ASM4071231v1 genomic DNA:
- the LOC142635056 gene encoding uncharacterized protein LOC142635056, producing the protein MIALSWNCRGLGNRRAVEVLAELVRQKVPTILFLMETKLTAREMEPIKKALGFPSMLAVSSDNRRWGLALLWKADVVVDTQTYSPNHIDVRVHTKAALEWRLTGIYGHPEDQRKSETWRLMRHLHARASLPWVCIGDFNEILASEEKNGRIRRPMAPMLEFRHTLLHCGLVDLGFNGYRFTWRNGRDGEAFVEERLDRAVATTDWCEKFPRAKVHHLSASYSDHDPILVDMVPSNNPADGDLKSSGLRRDG; encoded by the coding sequence ATGATCGCCTTAAGTTGGAACTgccgggggcttgggaaccgCCGTGCAGTCGAAGTCCTTGCTGAACTGGTAAGGCAAAAAGTTCCCACGATTTTGTTCCTCATGGAAACAAAATTGACGGCTAGAGAGATGGAACCGATCAAAAAAGCATTGGGATTCCCTTCCATGCTTGCAGTTTCAAGTGACAATCGTAGATGGGGTCTAGCACTTCTTTGGAAAGCAGATGTGGTTGTAGACACACAAACTTACTCACCGAACCATATTGATGTGAGAGTACACACAAAAGCAGCACTAGAATGGAGATTAACCGGTATATATGGCCATCCGGAAGACCAACGTAAAAGCGAAACTTGGAGGCTTATGAGGCACCTCCATGCCCGTGCATCCCTCCCTTGGGTATGTATAGGCGATTTTAACGAAATCTTGGCCTCCGAAGAGAAGAATGGTAGAATACGTAGACCAATGGCACCAATGCTTGAGTTCCGACATACACTCCTCCATTGCGGGTTGGTAGACTTAGGATTCAATGGTTACCGTTTTACATGGAGAAACGGCAGGGATGGGGAAGCATTTGTGGAAGAAAGACTAGACAGGGCTGTTGCAACAACGGATTGGTGTGAGAAATTTCCGAGAGCCAAAGTGCACCACCTATCAGCTTCTTACTCCGACCATGACCCTATATTGGTGGACATGGTTCCATCAAACAACCCCGCCGACGGAGACCTAAAATCCAGCGGTTTGAGGAGAGATGGGTAG
- the LOC142635057 gene encoding uncharacterized protein LOC142635057, which yields MEAEFLERIQNMTLTTDEDEVMPIRPTQRAKVLEEFSISLIGKFLTTKPINIRAVKNLLRSMWKLGEDLKIVEVGDGLLQFKFLMESQLMWVWNNGPWCFDNHILALRRWEKGRTIGDLVEVDCKAFNSDQSRFLRIRVEVPLNKPLRRGGPVSSLEGEISRVAFRYERLVGWCFNCGRIGHEHSDCALPVSTENGGRPYGE from the exons ATGGAAGCTGAGTTCCTTGAACGGATACAAAATATGACGCTCACGACGGATGAAGACGAAGTCATGCCAATACGTCCAACACAGAGAGCAAAGGTACTGGAAGAGTTCTCAATAAGTCTCATTGGGAAGTTCCTCACAACGAAGCCAATAAACATACGGGCAGTCAAGAATTTACTTAGATCTATGTGGAAGCTTGGAGAGGACTTGAAGATAGTTGAAGTGGGGGACGGCCTACTGCAGTTCAAGTTTTTGATGGAAAGCCAATTGATGTGGGTTTGGAATAACGGGCCATGGTGTTTCGACAACCATATATTAGCGCTTAGACGATGGGAGAAGG GAAGAACTATAGGTGATCTTGTGGAGGTGGATTGCAAGGCTTTCAACTCCGACCAATCCCGGTTCCTGCGCATCCGAGTTGAAGTCCCACTAAACAAACCACTTAGGCGGGGTGGTCCGGTAAGCAGCCTGGAGGGAGAAATATCTAGAGTGGCGTTCCGGTATGAGAGGCTTGTTGGGTGGTGCTTCAACTGTGGCCGAATCGGCCATGAACACAGTGACTGTGCTTTACCGGTGAGCACAGAAAATGGAGGGAGACCATACGGGGAGTGA